tcgggttctttttaggcctggCCCTTCGTACAATGATGGGAGAGACCCAGCATGTCTTTGCCACCGTTGATACTGAGTTCAGCATCCAAAACAAAGACATCAGCTTTGAGCATTTCAGCAAGAAAGACGTGAGTGACTTCGACAGCAAATTACCAAATGGGTCAGATTCCAGCCTACAAAGCAGTGCTGAAAATGGGCCCAGTTTTGCTACTGTCAAGGAAAAGGAACCTCACAGTCAAAGGGAAGCTGTGATCCGCCCCCAGCAAGCCGGCAAAATAGACTTCAAATCTCTCCACAACAGGCCCAGGTTCCCCAGCGATGGCGCCTGGGGTGCTGTCAAAGGAAGCCCCCAGTCTCCGACTGGAAAGAGCCGCACAAAGGAGAAGAACCGGCGAGCAGGGAAAGGGGAGCGGGGCCACCAGCAGCTTTACCGGCTCACCATCAGCAGCGCCAGGCCCAACCCGACCATTGGCATCGCTTACCCTCAGCAGAAGGTCACCCCACCCAAGAAAGTCGACGTGGGCCGAGGAGGACACGTTTCGGGAAGCTACCGGTTCCACGTCCCCAGCATCCCTGAGCGAGAGGTGGAACTCCAACAGGAAGATCTCAACTTTGCCCGGGGTTTCTCAGAGGCCCCTTCAAGCCATATCTCCAGCAACTATACCTCACCGACCACAGCTGCTGCACGCCCGAACCATGGTGCGAAGATTCAAACGGCCATTGGCATCCCTCACGAAAGCCATGGCACCAACGGGCAGGTGCTTTACTCGGAGTTCCAGGGTAATGGGAGCAACACATGGCCTTCAACGGAGAAAAGCTTCCCAGGTGCTAATAGTGGACTCTCGCCCCCCAAAACACGCCCCTTGCCAGAGAGCAGTAAACTGAGCACACACTGCCTGGGACCCTTGTCCTTTCAATACCCCTTCCAGCCTTTGCACAGCTCAGCAACGGATTCTTTCCAGGGCAATCCTCATGGTCAAGATTACATAGATGTTTCGCTGGCCACCAGTCCGGCTTCTCATGGTGCTTTCCCCTTCCATTCTACTTCCAGGGACTGGAAAGAGGAGGTTCTAGGCAATGGCTCCTGTGATggtgcagctctggagaccagggcctATGGGTTGGCACCTCCTCAGTTTCTCCCATCGCCACAGACTCAAGGGCATTTGCCTTGCTATAAGGGAAGGAATGAACATTCCACTGACCACAATGGTGCTATCTCTCCTTCTGGTGCTATTGACCAAAGCCCAAGcacttttcaagaaaacccagCTGTTTTCCCACCCAGTTTACATATCTCTAGCATGCCAAAGCCAATCGGTAAGAGGCAGTCCTCATCAAAAGACAACGTAGCTAGTCAACAGATACTGGATCCAAGTAGCTCTCTGAGAAGGAACATGCCACAGCTCTCTCTACCCCAAGTGCACTTTCAAAACAAGGCGTACGGCGATTCCTCAGCTGGTGGCATCGGATCTGGCTCCATGCCTTTCGAGAAGACCCTTCCCACTAATCTTCAGGCCCACCCCCAGCTCCTGCAGCCATGGGAGGGGGTCAAAAAGACCTATCCCCCCATGGAGCAAAGCTCAACCATGTACCTGAGTTCCAGTGGTGGCCAGGTCTCATTCAGTTGCCATTTGGGACCTGAGCAGAGACAGCAACTCAAGAAGACACGGCAGCATCTCCACCTCACCTCCACAATTCCCGGCCAGAACAGAATCGAACTCTCGAGGAAGTTGGCCAGCCAGAAGTTGCCTTTCCCACTTGGGACAACATCGGACTGGGATGGGAGTGGGAAGGAGCAGAAAAGCCCCACCGACTATGCCACCAAAGCCCTGCAGAATGGGGAGGGGGCTGTCATACCAAGGCATGGCCTTCTTCCGCAGCATTGTAGCTCAGCCAACGCTTTCTGCTTCGAAGGGGCAAATGACAATGAGCCTCCTGCTATCACCAAGTCCTTTTTCTTTGGTGTGAGCCAAGGAGTACCATCGCCAGCCTCCTCTCGTGTCCCTTCCATCCCGGCTTTGCTGTTACCACCTTCAGCCTTGGCTGCATCCCCAAATGAGTCCCCTCTCCCATCGCCTGCCCCCAATgccaccaccagcaccagcacctgttcctctctctcacccacTTCCAGCAGCCCAAGCAGTCATAGTTTTGAAGAGGGCATCACGTTGAACCCATCTCCCTtctttcaccaccaccaccaccagtgtgGTGCAAAAGACGGCAACAAACCCTTCCATGCTTCAGAGCCTCTGAGCTCTGGCGCAATCCACTATCCAGCAGCAGACTCCCTCAAAGCCCTTCACTTCTCTGCAGAGGCCTCTAAAGACGAACTCCTTTACAAAAGCGTCCCTCCAGGTGGCCATTTCCCCAAGCCGAGCTTGCAGGCTTCCAAAGGTTGCCTGGATGGTTTTGAGGCTGAACTGCCTCCACCGCCTTATTCCTCACATCACCTCCTGGCCAGCTCTCTGAGCAGCGCAAGCCTTGACCAGCTGGATGTCTTCCTGACCTGCAAACAGTGTGACCAAAACTTCAGCAACCTCTCCTCCTTCTTGGAGCACCGCCAGTTCTGTAGTTCTCATGTGCTCCTACACCAGGGTCAAGCCAAAGACTCTTCCCGGGGGACAGAAACCAAGAAGCAACACCACACACCTCCAGAATCCATCAAGCACCCACAAGCCAGTCTTGGCCTGCTTCTTCCCTCCGATCCTCATGCACAACTATTCGCCTTGAACAAGACAGATGATTTCCTGGAAGATGAAGAGGGCAAAGAGGATTCTAAGGACGATCTTCTCAAAGCCAGCCAGCTCAGTGGGGTAGCCACCAATACTTTGCCACTTAGTGCTTCTGACATGGATATCTATGAGGCCGAGCTGGACAGTTTGATCACAGAAGCACTGAATGGGCTGGGGTACCAGTCAGATAACCCTGAGATCGACAGCAGCTTCATAGACGTCTTTGCTGATGAAGAACTGGGCTCTCTGAAAGTCGCCAATGGTGTGACACCTTGCAAAGCCAAAGAGTGTTtgtctttgggggaaaaaacaaagcaaatggaTGAGAACATGAAAACTTTAAGCTGCTATGAGGATCACCTTGGCGGAGACACAGCAAAAGCCAGAATAtcagagaagcagaaagaaagaggggTGGGCTGGCTTCCAGACCATGGAGAGGAAAGTCCTGAGTTGGCTCACAGTAAGTTGATAGATCCAGAAAAGTACGACGGGGAACAATTTGATGGAAATACTCAGCTGAAAATAGGAAGGAATAACTGTAGCAATCCCCTTTTGCCCATGAAACAGGCAGCCAATTCTGTGCCAGATATGAAGCAATCCAAGAACGTTAACCATGCCTCTTCCCCCATGAGTGACCTTAGGGCTGCTGGTGCCTCCGTTGCAGCTGGGAATGCCACCATCTCCATGAAAGACACAAAGAAGCATAAGTTGCGGAGCAGCACTTGGAGCAAAGAGCTCATACACAAGATTGTTGAGCAGAAGAACAAGCTTCACAAACTGCAACCAAAGAGTAGCAAAGTGGCACCTCTCCCCTCGCTCACTGACCGTCTGCTTCAGGAAACTAAGGACAATCAGTTTGGTGAGTACGAATACATCTCAGAATCGGACGATGAAAGGGTGGAGTATGCCAAGCGGCATTGCAGGAGGAAGCTGGGTTCAAGATTCAATGGAAGACTGAGAAGCAGCTTCAGCAGAAAGCGCCAAGGAAGAGgtggaagggagaaagagaaggaagcaggGTGGAGATACGGactcaagagagagagaagggaggaggccAAAAGGACTACAAGCAAGGAACCGGGAAGGAGAGACGACTGCCGAGGCAGAGTCAGGAGGAGGAGCAGTCGGTCTTCCACaagcagctgccaaaccacaagCTTGTCCAGTGAAACTAGCAACAGTCCCCAAAGCACAGAGAAGGCCGATTCTGACACCGAGAAGGAAGTGGAAcagaagaagaggctcctccagAAGTCCAAGCCGGTTGGACCCCTCCCGAGAGACCTGTTGACCGTTCCTGAGAAAGAGACGGTAGGAAGACACCACCAGCTGCCCTCTGACTTGTCCCGAGACTCAGGGAGCATTGAGTCAGCCAAACTTCAGCTGGAAGACTTCAAGGCTTACCAAAGGGACATTCCAACCATCCCTCCAGTCACTCACATGAATAAAAAGGAAGGTTTGCTCCAAAACCAAGGGAAGCTGCATTCCAGCAAAGCTGGCCTTGACCAGAGCTCCACTGTCCTTTTTGGCCCTGAAGATTCAGAAGAGCACATCAAGAGCACCAGCCATGACAATGATGAGCTGAGGGCTCTGCTGAAAGACGGAGAACAGGTTGCACCAGGAGGGAATCTACATTGTCATCAGTTTGCTGCCTATAAAAAAGAGACATTGAAATACCACACAGAAGAATTCCTTGGCCCGTCCTCCATTGGTATGCACAGCATTCCCAATGATGAGAGTGCCAGCTATGAACAAGTAGATGTGAAGTGCTTCAAGAAACAGAAGGAGTTTGTTGCTCCGATCGGTTGTTTCAATGACAATTCCCGTGGTGTGGGCACACCTGGGAAAGAAGGACTTAAGATACTTGTTGACGCTGCTGAAACCTTTTATGACTGCAAAGAATTATCTGATAGCTATGAGTCTTCTGGCCTCTTCTCAAGGCCTCCTGCCACTGAACCATCCCAGAATGGCGGCATCTACTTCTGCCAGGAAGAGGTTGATGTCAGCTCCTTCAAACAGAAACACCATGAGATCCTGCCTTATGAATCTGATCATGACCAAGGAAAGATGTCTTCCCCTCTTGGGTTTGATTCTTCTTCCGTATTTGTAGAACTCCCTGTTGCTGAGTTTGATTCCACCTTATATGACAGCGTGACTTCAAGCAAGGACAGCTATGTTCCCTTTGAGTGTGCCAGCCACCATCTTGGCAAAATGACCCCCTTTGATCAGCAGTATTCCTCGTTCCTGCAAGAGAAAGAATGGAATCTGATGGAGGAAGTATCCCCAGTTTTGCCAGAAGAAATGCCCCAGTTCCATGGCCTCTCTGTGGAAAAGCCACTACCAAAGAGGTACCCTGGTAAACTCAACCAAATGCCTTTGCCTGAAAGGACGGCTGACTGCAGTGTGCCTTTCATGAGCGGTATATCGGATGATGAGCTCGAGATCAAAAGGTTGGTCAATGAGCTCGAAAGTCAACTGCAAACAAGCAAACTTATTCTGGAGGAGGCATCGGGGGAACTCTCCCAAACCCCCAAACCCCGGCACAGTGCAGAAACCAGTGAACCCTGTCAACAGTTTTTGCCCCTAACTCTGGACCAGGGAAGTGATGAGAAGGGATTGTTCCTGATGGAGGAAGAATTCGAGAATGCAAGCCTTCTTTCTGCAAAAACCTGCAGCTGTGAAAATTTGAGGAGTGAGAAAACATTGCTTCCCTCCTTAGATGGCAAATACGGGGGTCACAGGGATCCTTGGCCATGCTCAGTGCCCTGCAACCCCTTGGACTCTGCTGTGCATGCGCCACCCACTTCTGAGCTCATTTTGGTAGGGCCTCTCAACTCCAAAGGAGACCAAGACCAAATGCATGAAAAACTGAAGGTGGATGAAAGCTGTGGGGAAGATGGCTTTAGGAGTATGAGAGATGTCTCTAGCCAAATCGTGCCAGATCCATGCCTCCCGGACATCAGCATGGCTGTTCCAAGCTACACAAGTTCTTTGATACAAAACCCTGACATGCTCTTCCCTAAACCTCTGGAAGAGCCTCAGTTAAGTTTACCGGGGACTTTGCCACCAAGAGAGGATGCTTTCCTGGACCTGCTGCCAAAGGAGAAAACATTCAATGGCACTGCTGAGTTGGAAACATATCGTCGCCAGGTTTCGTGTTTGAAATTAGAATCTCAGTTAGAAGATATCAGTGCTCAGGAACCAGAAGGCGACTTCCCTTCCATAGTCCAAAGCATCAATGAGCCAGAGGAGAGGCGACTTTCCTTTTCCCAAACCAGCTCACCTGAAATGCAGGAAAGGCCAACACCCTTCCAAAGTATTCCCAAAGATTCTGCACTTCCAAAAAAGCCACAGCAGAATGAAAACCAAACtgtgaagatgccaaccacagatgctggcgaaacgtcaggaataaactcttctagaacatggccacatagcccgaaaaacccacaaaaagctatggatgccagccatgaaagccttcgacttcacatcgaAAACCAAACTGTTTGCCAGTCTCTGGCTGTACACAGCAAGGCAAATGATGGGGAACCCTCACATTTTGAAGCGTTGGCCTGTCCCAAAGATATAAACAGGGAGGCAGAATATGAGCCATCCCCACAAGAAAAGGCAGATAATCCACTGCAGCAGCTGCAGCTGTTTGTGGCCAGAACGGTCAAAAACAATGAGGAAGACTTGCTCACACCCTGCTTCCCAGTCCTGCCAACTACCACCCACCTGCCCTCAAGCACCAATATTCAacctagagagaaagaggaattgCAAGGCAGCATGCAAACTGAGGAGGTGCCCCATAGCCCCACGCTGGAGAAAAGGACGGGGCCGCTGGTGGAAAGACCAGAGAGTATCCCCAAGGCGTCTGATCCACCTAAACTAGTTTTGGAGTCAGGCAAGCAGGTGGAGCATTTGGGCAAACATCCAGCTGCACTACAGAGCCATGAACGACGCTGCAACGTTGCAGAGGGAGAGCAGCAGCACTTGAAAAACGAACATTCAGAGGAGGATGACATTAATATGTGGGCAGATGGCATTTCCTTGGAGCACAATAACCTCTCGCCAGGCAGCAACCAAGTGGTAACCTCATTGCTAAGGAAAGAAAGAGCACAAGGGGGTCAAGTTTCAGGCAAGGTGGAGGAAGATCGGGACAAGGCGACCTTGGCATTTAGGAACCATCAAATATCCCCTTTAAGCCCTGGATCATTTGAGAAGGAGACATCCGGCTGTGCTTTGACTGCCATGCTCGCAGGACGCCAGCCTTCTTGGGATGAAGCCTGCACTGAGGATCAAGGGCCAAGCACTGGAGAAGTCCTCCAGGAGGAAAGGATTGGAGAGCAACCAGCAGATCGGCTGCAACAC
This genomic stretch from Sceloporus undulatus isolate JIND9_A2432 ecotype Alabama chromosome 8, SceUnd_v1.1, whole genome shotgun sequence harbors:
- the ZNF469 gene encoding zinc finger protein 469, with the translated sequence MMGETQHVFATVDTEFSIQNKDISFEHFSKKDVSDFDSKLPNGSDSSLQSSAENGPSFATVKEKEPHSQREAVIRPQQAGKIDFKSLHNRPRFPSDGAWGAVKGSPQSPTGKSRTKEKNRRAGKGERGHQQLYRLTISSARPNPTIGIAYPQQKVTPPKKVDVGRGGHVSGSYRFHVPSIPEREVELQQEDLNFARGFSEAPSSHISSNYTSPTTAAARPNHGAKIQTAIGIPHESHGTNGQVLYSEFQGNGSNTWPSTEKSFPGANSGLSPPKTRPLPESSKLSTHCLGPLSFQYPFQPLHSSATDSFQGNPHGQDYIDVSLATSPASHGAFPFHSTSRDWKEEVLGNGSCDGAALETRAYGLAPPQFLPSPQTQGHLPCYKGRNEHSTDHNGAISPSGAIDQSPSTFQENPAVFPPSLHISSMPKPIGKRQSSSKDNVASQQILDPSSSLRRNMPQLSLPQVHFQNKAYGDSSAGGIGSGSMPFEKTLPTNLQAHPQLLQPWEGVKKTYPPMEQSSTMYLSSSGGQVSFSCHLGPEQRQQLKKTRQHLHLTSTIPGQNRIELSRKLASQKLPFPLGTTSDWDGSGKEQKSPTDYATKALQNGEGAVIPRHGLLPQHCSSANAFCFEGANDNEPPAITKSFFFGVSQGVPSPASSRVPSIPALLLPPSALAASPNESPLPSPAPNATTSTSTCSSLSPTSSSPSSHSFEEGITLNPSPFFHHHHHQCGAKDGNKPFHASEPLSSGAIHYPAADSLKALHFSAEASKDELLYKSVPPGGHFPKPSLQASKGCLDGFEAELPPPPYSSHHLLASSLSSASLDQLDVFLTCKQCDQNFSNLSSFLEHRQFCSSHVLLHQGQAKDSSRGTETKKQHHTPPESIKHPQASLGLLLPSDPHAQLFALNKTDDFLEDEEGKEDSKDDLLKASQLSGVATNTLPLSASDMDIYEAELDSLITEALNGLGYQSDNPEIDSSFIDVFADEELGSLKVANGVTPCKAKECLSLGEKTKQMDENMKTLSCYEDHLGGDTAKARISEKQKERGVGWLPDHGEESPELAHSKLIDPEKYDGEQFDGNTQLKIGRNNCSNPLLPMKQAANSVPDMKQSKNVNHASSPMSDLRAAGASVAAGNATISMKDTKKHKLRSSTWSKELIHKIVEQKNKLHKLQPKSSKVAPLPSLTDRLLQETKDNQFGEYEYISESDDERVEYAKRHCRRKLGSRFNGRLRSSFSRKRQGRGGREKEKEAGWRYGLKRERREEAKRTTSKEPGRRDDCRGRVRRRSSRSSTSSCQTTSLSSETSNSPQSTEKADSDTEKEVEQKKRLLQKSKPVGPLPRDLLTVPEKETVGRHHQLPSDLSRDSGSIESAKLQLEDFKAYQRDIPTIPPVTHMNKKEGLLQNQGKLHSSKAGLDQSSTVLFGPEDSEEHIKSTSHDNDELRALLKDGEQVAPGGNLHCHQFAAYKKETLKYHTEEFLGPSSIGMHSIPNDESASYEQVDVKCFKKQKEFVAPIGCFNDNSRGVGTPGKEGLKILVDAAETFYDCKELSDSYESSGLFSRPPATEPSQNGGIYFCQEEVDVSSFKQKHHEILPYESDHDQGKMSSPLGFDSSSVFVELPVAEFDSTLYDSVTSSKDSYVPFECASHHLGKMTPFDQQYSSFLQEKEWNLMEEVSPVLPEEMPQFHGLSVEKPLPKRYPGKLNQMPLPERTADCSVPFMSGISDDELEIKRLVNELESQLQTSKLILEEASGELSQTPKPRHSAETSEPCQQFLPLTLDQGSDEKGLFLMEEEFENASLLSAKTCSCENLRSEKTLLPSLDGKYGGHRDPWPCSVPCNPLDSAVHAPPTSELILVGPLNSKGDQDQMHEKLKVDESCGEDGFRSMRDVSSQIVPDPCLPDISMAVPSYTSSLIQNPDMLFPKPLEEPQLSLPGTLPPREDAFLDLLPKEKTFNGTAELETYRRQVSCLKLESQLEDISAQEPEGDFPSIVQSINEPEERRLSFSQTSSPEMQERPTPFQSIPKDSALPKKPQQNENQTVKMPTTDAGETSGINSSRTWPHSPKNPQKAMDASHESLRLHIENQTVCQSLAVHSKANDGEPSHFEALACPKDINREAEYEPSPQEKADNPLQQLQLFVARTVKNNEEDLLTPCFPVLPTTTHLPSSTNIQPREKEELQGSMQTEEVPHSPTLEKRTGPLVERPESIPKASDPPKLVLESGKQVEHLGKHPAALQSHERRCNVAEGEQQHLKNEHSEEDDINMWADGISLEHNNLSPGSNQVVTSLLRKERAQGGQVSGKVEEDRDKATLAFRNHQISPLSPGSFEKETSGCALTAMLAGRQPSWDEACTEDQGPSTGEVLQEERIGEQPADRLQHNLVPASPLENPLEDRCLPRGSEFYSGSGPVLAEGHGLGEKQASTCESVCLDSFSPAAGLVGQKDLQRNNTRNMTCTDFGVTPSEEKTHSPTAAKGQRIQLPAHRSSSSAEKSMQSPLEHKEQKEVLPFTVKHYGTTSPQGLQWCHAKDTEPQKSTFMHSASSLSSTDLTETKRPQELQANNSKPPSMLTFKNADLPSSEEVPKLPDQETSNTCAMRDTITDSQSASPQDILLGQSPSKVGSALPTDSRTKTNVEFILKPQCGEEDKAYSQEGKADQTQLGVKDVNIEEMSVARVTETAIIVHLIAGQIPETADNGSQNALQDIDHRGNDLEDEGYKQAENAEGSSHFVEQEKSKGRDLRETSKTGALKTKKRKGSQAICDICSVSFRSQTGLMRHKAMKHLNKKDNALLPGLVPLEKELKTSRQLCKKNRKSLIREKAFASHISKAAAGQPLPKSNRSQRREPSRETQDVVSKVFDNLDIPSLDSAFELQNTDNHAKDVPKTPSQEEREGKLAPEDRKEANTGEKEREAGMNELDGFSGKKLKGKARKGKAKVAPSQNKLTRYSQLHTETPTLCSDVVLRPVDLSLTTTTKYLEVSSTSTEEQVSQQSTSPSPPRAKESAAIDERISSAKETDGQKPLHDVVSTKEQAEDAEQDTEESCPSASTKDTEKAASNVGENQDDGLHVKEPETTENTLEEMKCRNKNSSLGCPPKLPQQSCHVGMTEKDATKVISEEALDVGDPCFVDSQSGRTEEFPPKDESQDSGGVGPDLFDDDSTFSQLFPRNDRFARRKCTRVYGKRTKKPRPIAEVSIRPEGIPDMTSIRMASDLGETSSFSVTREDPCEYDTISIDDALMLNMCYDSKAVPGDVPSRPTTQRMSLQPDVRLKEDFTDSKNGGTLSTLCQKSPTGPPPSLGSWGSLEKKGDNRPADEALLDPSTELLNGHLTVGASPEPPDLEEESYDTRANENPCSPAFHTIDMEMLNTKFEMRDVCFYRVGEDHLGCTDNECTLGFKSASVLQGRPTKNKLEEGKQGKSRSDLNFKTKDKQYKCKVCFQWFLTLGELDFHKLTHNPSPPPTCYMCVQRKFSSREQLRDHLKEKHAKNKAGLWACGMCLKEISDVWMYNEHLREHATQFARKGQAQKSVLGLPGCFGEEDAAVTQFLNSIMCRKPSKVSKHTEGQGRAPACKESKGPKETPGQEMVANRDSLEIPCKIKPPESSPKAPAVPSPDPTPKVEGAPKLVSMHPECKDPSRDCHHCGKQFPKPFKLQRHLVVHSLQKIYLCHRCPMFYQETKELRSHLSQEHGTVEEADIKHTTLYACELCADVMHVIKKSFICSTCNYTFSKKEQYDRHMEKHLVGSSKTFRFRGVMRPGVSAKEEEKKVKEEVPPKEDTPVAKKKKVGQHNSLHQPSSPGHLPCTQAPQLEGEPLLPVGPLSWHLSSKTLPPETSVKTEGLVGEFSNRLDETEKSPFDSLLPTTSLMPQDETSIPEELGHVSSLSAGQQSKGEAITESLSPSFDSSEAVSLDLTYLALKKTTAVQKMSPSHLPEKCSKELDPTEKATFAGKAESAMGTWESLHAGDPAVSKKSVGFSPASPRSTEFKRDPKTKCGISFNPTETQPQESVAKLHLPEATFHVLPLKDKPSSPTQNLLAKEIPSKKVTSGQALPENPAGIHCAPSATEEVQKPPSSKDKALADTATPSLKDKCPKEIGNKPVGSHLRSEGAGSQANPSHSDLSKCQERLSTTGLAKLHPKKRKEHKATHKGSSASRENIEGDGGKKKKARTQDPARRDGGGSGSGGRLKRADWLNSESLALSSRRGETHCNKLSPKLKVSVAGGQLKKMVLDQCFQKKAEIRHANGDLKRKKDILGSKAFPQLFAKEPSGSLPNSFQRHRAVQGAKLPDSHNYRTAESQNNLLSQLFGQKLTSFKIPLRRDTSE